Part of the Opisthocomus hoazin isolate bOpiHoa1 chromosome 5, bOpiHoa1.hap1, whole genome shotgun sequence genome, ACAGAATGCATCATTTTTATGTTCAAATAGCTTACACTTCAAATCTTCTAATAAGCAATTGTTGCAATGTGTGCATTAGTCACCCCAGGCAGTTAGCCGATACAAATTTTGAGTTGCTCAAAATCCTGCTGAAGTCACTAAGGAGTCTTGATCTTACTGTGCTGATGGACAATAAACAAAAGACAACTATTCATTAGAAGcataggggaaggaaaaaaacatttgccAGATGGAGCAGGGCAACCCAAGGAATGCAGTTCTTTTCAAGGTTCAGAGgactttgggtttttgttgttctcTTAAGGTAATAAAACAGTTGACTGTGTCCCTATAAAGAAGCGTAGTGACTTGTGCTTTTATGGGGGgagaatcctttttctttttaattccacGTATTCAAAGTTTTTTTTATAGATTTTTGTGAACTGGTGATGGAATTTGATTTAAAGGGGCACTGTCAACTTCATTAGGCTtcaatttttacctttttccaaAAACAGGTAAATGCCACTTGGTTTTCTTGTTTGAGACTTGTTTCCAGCATGGCTTTTAGATGTTTGACAAGAAGAGCGGGCTAGAAGTCtgaagaaagggagggagggagggagaggattgCGGCATCTTAAACTGTGCGCTGGTGTTCTGTTAATGTTGGGGGCTTTCAAAGTAGTGTTCAAAGACTTGCAGTCTTCTGAGTAGACCTCTCTTGTCTAAATTATCACACAGCCCCAAACTTCTGCTGAATCTACTACTTTAAATTGTAAGAAAGTACAAAGAAACCACCTGTTACACTCACTTGCATCTCAGATAAGAATGCTTTCAGTCATTAGGAAGAAGTTCATCCCTGCTAAATATCTCCGTTTTGAAGGAGGCAAGAGGAggagggttttgtttgcttttagggAATTCTGTGCTGACTGATTGTCCACAAAGACAGCATTTCAGCTTTTTAGCGTGAATGcctaaaagcaagcaaacaaggtTGCATGTTATTAacactttcttttttgttgtgcaCATGTAGTACTTAACATACTGTGCAGTGCGCTTTTGGCACCATCTAAGACCCTGTCTTGTCTTTAATCTCAGAGCTGTCTGGAGTTCAGCCTAAGGATTCAGGAGTTCATTGAACTCATTCGACAGAACAAGAGACTGGATGCTGTGAGGTATGAAACTGGGATGCTTACCAAACAATTTTCTTAACAAAATGCTCTTCTGCTCCATTAGTGTGACTGTTATTGCAAAACCCAGAAGCCCCACTGCTGTGGGGATGGTGCTGGTGTTGTGGTCAAGCTTTGGATTTAAGCTGTGgttgaattttgtttttaaaggcaagGTGTCATTTCACAGATGCACCCTTTCAAAAACTTAATGTTGTCGCTGAAACTCTGCATCTTCTTACTCTTCAAAATCAAGGTTTAGAAGATCTGTTTTACAAAACCGTTTTATTTGCTGGTGGCATACACTGTAATTAATGTATTCAATTAATTTGCAAGAGGTACAACAGCTAGCTTCTTACAGTGAACCCACTACAGTTTTAATCACAAACAATACTAAAAGGTTAATGAAACACCCATCTAAAGCTCAATGTTTCCATTTTGACTGAATTCTCTTCTGCTTTACTGTCTTCATTAAACTTCTTTTTGTTCTCCAAGTTATGCTTTAAGTCAGGTTCACCTTTTGTATTGAGTGCGTAATTTGGAGGTCTGTATTCTCACGTGTGTGAGAAGAACAAGCTATGTTATGTTACCCCCCACTCCCTTCCACTGGCCCCAGATGAAGAAACCAGCTCAATATCCATTTTTATCTCATTTGAACTAGTTTGGTGGGGACTACTTTGAGAAGAAAGTAACACTGCCCAAGGTGGTGTGATCAGTAACAGAACTAGAGTTGGGCCTATCCACTGCCTGACTTGAACCACAGGACAGTTTCTGGCAGAACTTACAATATCAGCACAGGAAGTAATTTATGTTTTTGAGTTAGTGGTCCTGATTTAAGGTGTTGGAATAATGTGCCAGGATAAGACAGGAAACCAGTTCTGCTGAAATGAGTGTAACTTTCGTACTGAGACTATAAAATGTGTTGACAATTCTGATCAGCAGTGATCTTGCCAGCACCACAAAGTATGATGCAGGTGGCAGAGCTACTGGAGCTTACACACGGACAAGGGAGAGAGGAACTCACAGCAGGTTCTGTCTTGTAAGAATATTTAAACCTAGGGAGAGATGACAAGTTTTATGGCCACACTTGAAGTTTTGCTGATATATTCTGATGATAACACTGTTGCTGCTTAACATTTCTGACAAGTTTTATGATAAGAAAGTTGCAAGTCTTACTGCCTTTAAAACCGTAGTAAGTACTCCAGAAATTGAAACCAGCAGGAGACTTGTATTTGTGACAAAGCTGCTTTTCGGTCAGAGGAGCCACAGACCTatagaaaacacataaaatatcaTAACATAAGCACAGACTGAAAGCATTCTAGCACATTCCCAGGTTTGCAATGTAGAAATTCTTCTGCAGGGCAAACCACATAACTTTTCTTGAATAGCATGGGTGAGAAAAACTTAGTTGTTTATGAAGAAGAATAGAGGAAAAGGTAGTGCAAATATGTGGAGTCTGATACTAACATCATCCCCAAAATTGCTCACCTTAAGTTTTAGGGTTGTTTCTCGTTGTCGTTTCTAATTTCACTCATATATGTTGCTTGCTTCGAGCTATCTCGTATCGTTCCTACTTTGCCCTACTTGCACCTAAATCATTTTTGTTTTGGTCCCAGCCAGTGAGAATATGCAATCTGAAACTCCAGCTAATTTTAatgttaataatttaaaaaaataaaacccttatATGCTAGCATTTACATACGTGCACTTACCCTTTGATAGAGTTCTCAAATCTGAAGAAATTGTCAGGTGTTTACAAAAAGGATGAAAGACACTCAACTACATTACCTATTTTCTGAAGCCCATGGTGCTCCTTATATCCAGCCAATACTGTGCCTTTGTGCCTTTAGCTTTATTCTCTGCTAAGTTTGCTTCTTTGCCAAATGTGCAGTCATGCATCTTAACAATGAGTAGTGCAttctttaaaaactattttctttgaGCTGCAGCTTCCTTATGTAGCTTGGAAACCAGAGGGCAGGCATAGAGCTGAAACTGGGAGACAGACTGAGAACTGGGACAAAGCAGATAAGGTGATGCTGtgttttattgttgttactgGATATTTGTTTCCCTCTGATCCCTTTTCCACATCAGAAGAGGTAAAATTTGCAAGTTGTCAGCTCTCAAGAGGACCCAGCAATCTTGGTGTGGAATAACTTGTACTAGCGTAGCCTCTGAGATGCAACACTTACAACTCCTATCTGCGTTGCAAATAGGCGTCCCTACGGAACGTTGTTAGGGAGGAGGCGTGTATACCATATACCTATGGAAATGTAGGGTTGACATGCTTTTCATACTCAGCAATTATAACTTACCAGTCTTAATGCTGCTCTAACTTCATAACTTCTTGTAAAATGAAAAGGAGCTACAGAAGTCCTTCTATATCTTAATTCACTGCTTCTTACCAGTGAAGTTTTGCTAATTTTGTACATTGAGTTTAATAACTCAGTGCTTTCCTTCAATAACGTGACTTAAAGATGTTAGTTTTTACCATTTCATTCTGGTTTGCTTCGAAATAAATTTGTAATGAATAAGGGAATATATTTTGGGAAGGTGTAGCATAAATCTCAATGCTTCTAGCAAACCGTTGCAACTTGTGTTTTTATTAGCTTGCTTCTGTTAAGTGCCTGCAGCAGGATTCTTTCAGCATTGTGTCCGTGGTGCACTAAATAGGTCAGGCATCCAttagaaagcagagaaagaggCTGTTTACCAAGTAGTTTCCTGTATGAGTGGAACTCGGAGAACTGACATTTTGTTGAAATGCAGCTGGTTTTTAAATAAGTTTGAAAGCTTTGCTTACTGCCTGCTGAGAACCTCTAAAGTGACACATTGCTTTTAGGTGAAAATTGATGTGAGCTTTAAAATTATACATCTTAGTAAAGAAGTCTTTGAATTTCTGTAGCTTTTTAGAATATGAGTACAAATGGACGTTCCTCTAAGGTAGCTTATCAGAGTAGTCTTGAAAGTGCAAGTTTGGAGAATGTACAAAAACTTTCTTGAATACAAGGAGTTAAATCTTTTAAGCTTGAGTATCACAAAGTTTTTTGCCTGGTATCATTAGCCTTGAACTCCCACAGTCTCTAGCTTTTTTGTAAAGCTCATAGCTATTACAGTAACAACGAATGACTGATTACACTAATTTCACACTTTTGGGGCTTTCACTAATTTCATTCTGGGAATCTGATAGCATTCTGCTACTTTGCTTTTGTGGGATGCTAGAGATACGCAGAGATCTTAGCTACAAGCTTAACAAAACACCCTGTGCACTTCATGTTCTTGGGATATAAAGGACAGAAGGAGTAAGTAAAAAGAGCTGCTGATGTGCAGAGTTAGGAGCAAGTGGCTGCAGTCTGTTCATTTCAGTAACCTTCTCTCCTGCAAGGGTCAATAAACACAGTTTGTTCCTTGGTTTTTattatgggatgggatggagttGAACAGGCGTATAAAAGTAATAAAACTTTTGAGCACTTTAAGTACAGATTTTGCTAGTAGTCACAATGGCCTCTGAGATAAGGGCATTCAGGTGCTGGTCAGAAAGACTGAGCAGAAAGAACAAGTCCTTTCTTGATAACACCTCATGTTTGTGTTCAGTTATTGCTGCTTCCTGCTAAATATGTTCATTCTTATTCTGGCATATGTagatatacatatacacactgcATAGCGTAGATTGTTAAAAATGTATGTTTAGTAGACAGTAAACTGTAAATCTTCAAGTTTTCAGAAATATCCTTTCACTCCTGCATTTGTGAAGTCTGATATGTCCGCTGTACCTGCGTGGGCTGGAGGAACAGCTGTTTCAAACAAGACGGTGGACTTTGTCCCCACAGAGTTTACAGAATCATTCTGggatttgaaaaacattttctacCTATTACTTTGAACTGTCACAAgaattttgtttgtggttttagTGATGCTCCGCTTGGCatgatctaaagaaaaaaaaaaatctagctcccTGCTCTAGCTGTACTGACTCTTGTGTGCTAATGGTGGTAGAAACATTGCAAAGAAGCATTCTGGGGTTCTTACATACCTCCAAGGGCAGACGTTTGCACAAAGAGATGGAAATAGCTGAATGAGAAGGGAAGGGGTGAATAATGGCGTGAGTTACTTGAATGTTGTGCATTCACAAGTACTCGCATAGTACTGTTTCGTGCTTCCCAATCTGAAAAAGACTTCAGAGCACTATGGATTAACAGACTTGCTTCTCCTTTAAAGGATATCTTGCTCATGGTAATTTCTCTGTGTTGGTGCTCAGAGGGTGAGGTTCAGACACTAGCATGGCAGGCTTTGTGGGAAAACTTCCTTGTTTTCTTAAGGGCACAGGTGGAAGGGAAAGTCAGGAGATGAAGACTACCAGAAGGTCGCTTCAGAAAACCCAGTTCCTTCTGGCTGAACCCAAAATGGCCACGACATCCCAGTGTGTTCAGTGCCCTGCAAATGATGGAAGCGTTGGACTGCTGACCACTTCTCCTTTGAATGGCTAACACACACATGGCGATTATATATCGTACATACGCAGAACAAAGTGTTAACCCTAGCTCTTCTTGAACACGTACAGTGAGCGTGGCCTGTTGCAGCTCAGGGCTTCCTCTAAGCAAGAGGGATGCGTTGTTGAAATGCTGTCTGTAAGGGCAAGTTGTCAAGGCCTGGTGAGGAGCAGGACCACAATACTAACGAAGCAAAAACTGAAGTACTTCTGTTGTAACATCACAGAACACAAGGGCACAGTCATCAgttcttttaagattttttttttttctttttttcttctcccttgtgcATGGACACACAGTACTTTAGCTTAACTGGTAGGTCTGAATTTTTTGCTTTGCCTAAGCTTTCTTTTACCTAGCTATCActttcttctgcagctctgcactaGCACTTATTTTAGCTTTCTTCCAGCATGTCCAGGCTGCCCAACCTCTTCTCTCAGGCCATGGGTTTTGTACTTCTGCTCTTGTAACAGTAATCACCTGGGGAACAATATTTACATTCCTGAATTGCTCGCCCCAAATAGGAAGTTGGGTGGAAACAGTCTGTCCTACATAACTTCCATTGCTTCCTGCTTTGGGTGGGAGAGGAAGTAGGGGTACTGACACACTGCTAAAGAGCCTGTTCTCATGGTATTGATGACCTAAGTGTAGTTAGTGGAACtcagaattggggggggggggggggacaggaggaacGGGACACGACTTAGctagatttttctgtttttttttaattccacccCTGAATTGGACAATTGGAGAATACTGTATGTTCCTAAAAGTAATGTGtaactttaaatatattttaacaagACTCCTTAAAAGAGCAAGCACTTACCGGAGATGACTTGGTATCTTCCCCGTAATACACACTGTGGAGAAAATACGTCATAGGGAGGATTTTTCTACACTTCACGCAATGCCAGAAATTCAGTTTAGTGGTGATTCCATGCTCGGTCTACTGCGCAACAGCAGTGCTCCACTGAAAACAGGAGCGTTTAGCAGAAGTGCTGAGCTGACCATCCACTTCACAGGCTGGGGGGTTTCCTGCACACTTAAACTCTGACTGGAAACTTGATAATCTTGGGAAGACTAGATAGGGGCGGCTTTCCTACAGGGTTTTAAAGTAATTGCATATCCCTATAATCTGATAGTAATTCTGTAGTTTCTTAGTATggattttctgaaaaatgttcaaGTTTGCGGTTTTGCTTCAAATACGTTTCTGGAAATTCTGTCACTTTCAAATATCCAAGTTTTCAGCTTTGTGTGTAGCTCTTATCAGTATTACGTGTTAAAGTACAAAAACTTCTATAGAAgttgtacttaatttttttattatcctggcaaaaaaaaaatacttgctcttAACAAGGTGTTTTCTGCTACATTACCCTGCAATTTCTTGCAGTCTGCACAGAAAGGGATATTGCCTTCTTGCCTACACCAAAAATATCATTTATTCTGAAGTAAATATTCTCTCAAAAGTCAGTATAAAAAAGGTGGTATTTGAATGCTCTTGATGTTTAATAGTTTGGAATAGCTGATTACCAGACTGCAGGCATCTCACTAGCGAGTGTATGCCCGAGGAGCGAGTATGATACATTGAGCTTGCATAAGCAAAGACATTGCTTCTAATAATCATGGGTCTGTCATTCTAGATGTAGGTGGGGTAAGATGTCATGCTACAGTAACAAGTCCTAGTTTCTAAGAAATTATGGTGTAAAATTGCTAATTCTTAATGTCATTCCTGCATTCACATTTGCAGGATGTATTTTTTCAAGCCATTTAAATACATCACCTTTTGGAGTTCATGTATTGAGAGCAGAATCTAGAggttttctctgaaatatttgaTAATTATGTAAACTTACTTGATTTAGAAACAAGGCTGTATACTAAAGATGTAAATTCTGTATTTCAGACATGCAAGGAAGCATTTCAGTCAGGCTGAGGGAAGCCAGCTGGATGAGGTTCGACAAGTGATGGGAATGTTGGCCTTTCCTTCAGACACTCATATCTCCCCCTATAAGGTAACATTAGGTTTGAAATTCAGCGGTACAGCAGAATGATAAAATACATGTTGCAGTTCTTTTTCCTTACAGGAAAATGCATTGATAACCTGAAGATCGGATGTTGTTCTAATTTTACTTTCTAAAATCCACCTTTATAATAGTCCTTAATTTTAATAACCAGTCCTTGCCTGTAGATTAATCCAGGTAGTATTTGTATTGTTGGAGTTGGATCTTAATAGTAACGGACAGATTCCCACTGAGCTAGGCGTACCACAAACCCAGCACTAAAGGTCTGTGGGGCTGGAAGCATGAGACACAAGTGTACGGCAAGAGGCAGAAGATGGGGAAGTACAAAGGAACGATGAGAGAGCATTTCAGCATACCAGGCTGCAGCTTGAATGCACTAGCAGCAGTTTTTAATTCGACTCCTCAAATTATTGTTCTTCTGATGACTGGGATGACGAAAGGAAAGGTGATTTGAATGATCTGAAAGCAGCAGTTTTGAGGCTTAAAAGTAATATTTATTTGGACTGTACAAATTAATGTAGACATCAGTGGTAACATCTACATCTAAATTTGAATCAAGCAAAGTTCATAAGTACTTGCTGTTTCTACAGATTTTGAGTTTGTTCTGTGGACATGTGCTTattctcttcacttttttttttaactctgcatTGGAGGCAGAAGGTAGACAAGAGGTAGCTGGCAAAGCAAGATGAGAATACTGTGAAATGCCAAGCCAATATGTGGCAATGCCAGTataaacatgttttttaaacaattgATGATGAAATCAATGGtttaacaaaacaaacacaaaaaaaacccaaaccaacaacccACGGAAATAATTAGTTTCTTTGCTAATCCTGGAGTCCTAGAAGGATCCTGGTATTTTGGATTCTAGATTTGATGTGAGTTAAGAACATAAGTGATAGATATGTTAGACTGGGTGTAAGACAAAGCTTATTGTTTCAGTAGTTAGGAAGAAACagacaggaaataaaaatactgtgttttttccTAAGGGCCAGTTTGGACAGAGTATTTTAATGAAGGAGAGCCAGCTCTTCAaattaacacctttttttttcccctcagaactGATATGAAATTCTGAAAACGTTATACATTACAAAAAGGTATCAGCAGAATTAGCCTCacttgaagtggaaaaaaaaaatgcttctgactTTTTGATGTTAATGGTTTGGAGGCAAGAGAGCAAACGTTCCACACTACTAGTGTTGCTTCAGAAGCAGACCAGCATTCCAGAAAACGAAATGCAAGAAATAGCCTTGCTGGGATTATCTTGATTAGAACATCTGGTAGATGATGGAGGGGGTGGGACTAACATCTGCGGTTAGATTGCTTTTGACAGAGCAacgaagatcacagaatcacagaatggtaggggttggaagggacctctgtgggtcatccagtccaaccctcctgccaaagcagggtcacctacagcaggctgcacaggaccttgtccaggcaggtcttgaatatctccagagaaggagactccacaacctccctgggcagcctgttccagggctccgtcaccctcagagggaagaagttcttcctcatgttcagacggaacttcctctgcttcagtttgtgcccattgccccttgtcctgtcactgggcaccactgaaaagagcttggccccatcttcctgacacccacccttcagatatttataagcatttatcaggtccccttgcagccttctcttctccaggctaaacaagcccagctccctcagcctttcctcgcaggagagatgctccagtcccctcatcatcctggcagccctgcgctggactctctccaatagctcctcatctttcttgaagtggggagcccagaactggacacaggatttcagatggggcctcaccagggcagagcagagagggaggagaacctccctcgtcctgctggccacactcttcttgatgcaccccaggatgccactggccttctgggtagccagggcacactgctggctcatggtcaacctgtcgtccaccaggacacccaggtccctctccgcagagcggctctccagcctgtgctgctgcgcTAATTGTGTGCAGGGATCTTAGTGCAGAATAATTTCGTTTGGACCTTTGCATAGATAATATGCATGCTGTAAAGACTAAAGCATTTTGTTAGGACTAGGATGTTACGGTTTGAGAAGTTCATGTCCACAATATAACGAAAAGTAAGTTTGGACATGGACTATCACGCCAGCTATTTTAAGTAATACTTGATTTAAATCTTATTTCTAGTGAAGTAGTGTAAAAAAGTGCTTTCTAAACAATTACAATCATACTGTGCATTAGCATGTATACTTTATTTTGCAATGGATTCAGTCTAGTGAGTTTTCCACAATTTACCACTCCCGTGCTTTTTTCCCTGGGGACAATTAGACTGAAAACATCTTacagttgtgtttgttttttaacaggaTCTCTTGGACCCCGCTCGATGGAGAATGCTGATCCAACAGTTTAGATATGATAACTACAGACTACATCAGCTGGGAAACAATTCTGTTTTTACTATAACACTCCAGGCAGGCCTTTCAGCTATAAAAACACCGTATCCTTTAATGCAGATGCTACTGTGGAATGCGAAAAGGCATTGTGCATTTTTTCATTCTGTGGATGCTTGTCAGAGCTCAAAGAGGAAATGTGACACATGAATATTTTTGCTCATGAGTTGTTTAAATGGAGTATGAATTGGTGTCTCTGTTAATGCCATTTGTTATAATCTCCCCTTAATttatggttttaaagaaaaaaaagcccaaaccaaaatTTTAAGGCGAAATCTACATTGTGTTTGGATACTAGGCTGCCTGTCCATGTGTCTTAACTTAGTGAATATATCTGTGAAAGCTAGCGAGCTGGGtcagaattaatatttttttttaagcactaacATGAGTTTGCCCTGTCCGTTTTTATGTGAATATTCAAATACATCCTGCATCTTTTGAAACTGGTTGGATTTGCTGGCTGCAATGGTGTGTTAGAGAAGAACTGGTGCTGCTGAAGCGTTCTGCATTAGAAGCATCACCTGCAGAGGGTGCCACGCACTTGGTGCTCACTCTTCTTCCTTGGAACAAAGCAAGCCCTTGATTCTTACATGTACACATTAAATTTGAATTAAATGGTCCTGCACATTCTATTACCTGGGCTATATTTGCACagtttactgtcttttttttccagtgtacgTCACTAACTAATTGTTGTTGCATTCTGTGGTGGTTGTTCCTTAACTTGCTGCTAAACAGACAGTGTTACAAAGAGGACGGGAGCTCAAAAAACCCAGACTGCCCTGTGTGTAGCAAATCCCTGAACAAGCTGGCTCAGCCTCTGCCGATGGCACATTGTGCCAACTCCCGACTAGTCTGCAAGATTTCGGGGGATGTAATGAACGAAAATAATCCTCCTATGATGTTACCAAATGGATATGTCTATGGATACAATGTAAGTGTTGAAATCAATGACTTACTGAAGCCTAAAATAGCGGTGGTTATAACAACTTTCTGTATCAAAACAAGAGCTTATAAACTCAGTCAGAAGGCTAGAAGCATCTTCCATATTAACAGAAGAAAAGTAACTTGCAGTAAGTTTTAAAGAACTATATATTTATGTAATTAAATTGGTCTTTAAAGAAGCTAATGTCTGATGGAATATAATAATTTATAACATGAAATCAAATGGCATTGGAAATGTTACCCTGGTAATATAGAATAAGTAACTTTTGTGGGCAAAGATATTTTGACCTCAGGTTATAACAtctttggttttttaaattaaaaaagtttGTTTACTAAATAGTGCTCTGAGTTACTACTGTGAATATTATCCTTTGATTTACACTTTTTTTCAGTCTCTGCTTTCTATTCGTCAAGATGACAAAGTAATTTGCCCAAGAACCAAAGAAGTCTTCAACTTCTCACAAGCTGAGAAAGTCTACATCATGTAGGTCCATCGAACACGTGAGGAAGTGCCGCTGGAATTCTGAGGCAGTGTGTGTTGGCATACCCTGTAAAGGGGGGGGCCTTAATGTGTGGCAAAGAAGCAAAACGTGCCACCTGGGGGATCAGACCTGTCGGTGGCATTATTGTTTCTTGCGACCAAAGATCAATGAGCAACAATAAACACTcgttaaaaagaataaaaaaaaaaagagaggaattaTGACTTAAGTTTGTACTTGAATAAAACAAATTTTGATTGTTAAGGTTTTGTAACATAAGGTCAAAAATTGGACTCTTCTCAAAAGTACTTTCATCTTCTAAAGGATAACTTTCTGTGAAGATGGACACTTGCACTGGGGGAAAAGTGACAAGTTACAACAGATTTGAAACGaaatccatttttcttctctctttttcacaATTGTCCAAGACCCTTTTGTTATCAAAGATTTCGGTACTACCACTATGTTCTCCTTTAAGCTCCTCTTTGC contains:
- the MAEA gene encoding E3 ubiquitin-protein transferase MAEA isoform X4 yields the protein MVVAELEKTLSSCPAVDSVVSLLDGVVEKLSVLKRKAVESIQAEDESAKLCKRRIEHLKEHSSDQPAAANMWKKKRMDRMMVEHLLRCGYYNTAVKLARQSGIEDLVNIEMFLTAKEVEESLERQETMTCLAWCHDNKSRLRKMKGLQNENEPKMGRKSKSASDYSNENDDLVMETIKGKPELSCLEFSLRIQEFIELIRQNKRLDAVRHARKHFSQAEGSQLDEVRQVMGMLAFPSDTHISPYKDLLDPARWRMLIQQFRYDNYRLHQLGNNSVFTITLQAGLSAIKTPQCYKEDGSSKNPDCPVCSKSLNKLAQPLPMAHCANSRLVCKISGDVMNENNPPMMLPNGYVYGYNSLLSIRQDDKVICPRTKEVFNFSQAEKVYIM
- the MAEA gene encoding E3 ubiquitin-protein transferase MAEA isoform X3; translation: MAVQESAAQLSMTLKVQEYPTLKVPYETLNKRFRAAQKNIDRETSHVTMVVAELEKTLSSCPAVDSVVSLLDGVVEKLSVLKRKAVESIQAEDESAKLCKRRIEHLKEHSSDQPAAANMWKKKRMDRMMVEHLLRCGYYNTAVKLARQSGIEDLVNIEMFLTAKEVEESLERQETMTCLAWCHDNKSRLRKMKSCLEFSLRIQEFIELIRQNKRLDAVRHARKHFSQAEGSQLDEVRQVMGMLAFPSDTHISPYKDLLDPARWRMLIQQFRYDNYRLHQLGNNSVFTITLQAGLSAIKTPQCYKEDGSSKNPDCPVCSKSLNKLAQPLPMAHCANSRLVCKISGDVMNENNPPMMLPNGYVYGYNSLLSIRQDDKVICPRTKEVFNFSQAEKVYIM